A DNA window from Myxocyprinus asiaticus isolate MX2 ecotype Aquarium Trade chromosome 45, UBuf_Myxa_2, whole genome shotgun sequence contains the following coding sequences:
- the LOC127435217 gene encoding ras-related and estrogen-regulated growth inhibitor-like, whose amino-acid sequence MAKSPEVKLAVFGRAGVGKSALVVRFLTKRFIWEYDPTLESTYRHQANIDDETVSMEILDTAGQEDLLQKEGHMRWSDGFILVYDITDRGSFEDVAPLKVLLDEVKRPKHVPLVLLGNKADLEHARQVATEEGERLAADMACAFYECSACADQVGTGGGVAEAFYELCREIRRRRAVQGKTRRRSSTTHVKQAINKMLTKISS is encoded by the exons CTCTTGTGGTGCGATTCCTGACCAAGCGCTTCATATGGGAGTATGACCCCACACTCG AGTCCACGTATCGACATCAAGCGAATATTGACGATGAAACAGTCAGCATGGAGATTCTAGACACGGCCGGACAG GAGGATCTTCTGCAGAAGGAGGGTCACATGCGCTGGAGTGACGGCTTCATCCTGGTGTATGACATCACAGACCGCGGGAGCTTCGAGGACGTGGCTCCTCTCAAAGTTCTTCTGGATGAGGTGAAGAGACCCAAACACGTCCCACTGGTCCTGCTGGGAAACAAAGCGGATCTGGAACACGCCCGACAGGTCGCCACGGAGGAGGGCGAGAGGCTCGCTGCGGACATGGCCTGCGCGTTCTACGAGTGTTCAGCGTGTGCGGATCAGGTGGGCACGGGTGGAGGCGTGGCTGAGGCTTTCTACGAGCTGTGTCGCGAGATTCGCCGTAGACGCGCCGTACAGGGCAAAACACGCCGCAGGAGCTCCACGACACACGTCAAACAAGCCATTAACAAGATGCTCACCAAGATCAGCAGCTAG